One Solanum lycopersicum chromosome 2, SLM_r2.1 genomic region harbors:
- the LOC101251439 gene encoding uncharacterized protein, giving the protein MVGVMARRPLSHRILTCHNRESEFSGDHAINISDTIFSFLDEEGSSTESVTDDVYVEDENEEKENVEYNQFWETQRQLLQSVLCRTTTLESQIRSITKQTLKEASKNCSCKMVNNISITTSCPNCLMKEVCTSLQNAGFNSAICKSKWKSSPDIPSGEHTFIDVIDNSSTMKGEVRIIIELNFRGEFELAKASEEYNRLVKCLPEVFVGKIERLLSVIKILCNGAKKCMKDKKMHIAPWRKQKYVQAKWLKTCERMSTTSKSPLSAEEHCYSNRLSRPKASMLTVDLLGNIPSLCRNAVEVV; this is encoded by the exons ATGGTCGGAGTAATGGCTAGGAGACCTCTAAGTCACCGGATTTTGACGTGTCACAACCGGGAAAGTGAATTTTCCGGCGACCATGCCATAAATATTTCTGATactatttttagttttcttGATGAGGAGGGTTCGTCAACAGAAAGTGTTACTGATGATGTTTAtgttgaagatgaaaatgaagagaaagaaaatgtTGAATATAATCAATTTTGGGAAACTCAACGTCAGCTTTTACAA TCAGTATTATGCCGGACGACAACATTAGAATCACAAATCCGAAGCATTACCAAACAAACCTTAAAAGAAGCATCAAAAAATTGCAGCTGTAAAATGGtgaataatattagtattactaCTAGTTGTCCAAATTGTCTGATGAAGGAGGTGTGCACTAGCCTACAAAATGCTGGTTTCAACTCAGCAATTTGCAAGTCAAAGTGGAAGAGTTCACCAGATATTCCCTCAG GTGAACATACATTTATAGACGTGATAGACAATTCGAGCACCATGAAGGGAGAAGTAAGGATAATTATCGAATTAAATTTTCGAGGGGAGTTTGAATTAGCGAAAGCAAGTGAAGAATACAATCGACTAGTGAAATGCCTACCAGAAGTGTTTGTAGGGAAAATAGAGAGATTATTGTCAGTAATAAAGATTTTGTGCAATGGTGCTAAGAAGTGTATGAAGGATAAGAAAATGCATATTGCGCCATGGAGGAAACAAAAATACGTGCAAGCTAAGTGGCTTAAAACATGTGAACGTATGAGTACTACTTCTAAATCTCCATTGTCAGCTGAAGAACATTGTTATTCGAATCGATTATCGCGGCCCAAGGCATCGATGCTTACTGTTGATTTACTGGGAAATATTCCGAGTTTATGTCGTAATGCAGTTGAAGTGGTGTGA
- the LOC101251740 gene encoding uncharacterized protein: MVGVMARKPLNHRILTWDHREIEISGEPTINNSDTVFSFLDEEVQSSSPESINDDVYVNNRDDEDDDDDNENKENVEDNQFWENQHQLLQSVLCRTTSLESQIRSITKETKQSENVCSCRKMVGDGCRNCLMKEVSSRLQNAGFNSAICKSKWKSSPDIPSGEHTFIDVVDNSSLKKGEVRIIIELNFRCEFELAKASEGYNRLVKCLPEVFVGKIERLLSVIKILCNGAKKCMKVKKIHVAPWRKQKYMQAKWLKTVERTAVNVKSPVTNAEYTSYDPLPRRPRPSMLTMDFLEFVPNLHCTVVKVA, encoded by the exons ATGGTCGGAGTTATGGCTCGGAAACCTCTAAATCACCGGATTTTGACGTGGGACCACCGGGAAATTGAGATTTCCGGTGAGCCTACTATAAACAATTCCGATACAGTTTTCAGCTTTTTGGATGAGGAGGTTCAAAGTTCGTCACCGGAAAGTATTAACGACGATGTTTATGTTAATAATCGAGATGACGAGGACGATGATGACGACAacgaaaacaaagaaaatgttGAAGACAATCAATTTTGGGAAAATCAACATCAACTTTTACAA TCTGTATTATGCCGAACAACATCGTTGGAATCACAAATCCGAAGCATTACTAAAGAAACAAAGCAATCGGAAAATGTTTGCTCTTGCCGGAAAATGGTCGGAGATGGCTGCCGCAACTGTCTTATGAAAGAGGTGTCCAGTCGTTTACAAAATGCTGGGTTTAACTCAGCAATTTGTAAATCTAAATGGAAAAGCTCACCGGATATTCCCTCAG GTGAACATACATTTATAGACGTGGTGGATAACTCGAGCCTTAAAAAAGGAGAAGTCAGAATAATTATAGAATTAAATTTTCGATGTGAATTTGAATTAGCAAAAGCAAGTGAAGGATACAATCGACTAGTGAAATGCCTACCAGAAGTGTTTGTAGGGAAAATAGAGCGATTATTGTCAGTAATAAAGATTTTGTGCAATGGTGCTAAGAAATGCATGAAGGTGAAGAAAATACACGTTGCACCATGGCGGAAACAAAAGTACATGCAAGCTAAATGGCTTAAAACAGTGGAACGGACGGCAGTAAATGTTAAATCGCCGGTAACAAACGCAGAATATACAAGTTACGATCCACTGCCACGGCGGCCAAGACCGTCGATGCTCACAATGGATTTTTTGGAATTTGTGCCAAATTTACATTGCACTGTAGTTAAAGTTGCCTGA
- the LOC101250949 gene encoding L-type lectin-domain containing receptor kinase VII.1, with protein sequence MNQFYPKILLSYLLLALFSCNQSVAETDFVFNGFKQSDVSIFGNVTIESRILTLSNDSTFSIGRALYPSKIVTKEANSSKVLPFSTSFIFAMAPYRDRLPGHGIVFLFVPHTGIDGTTSAQNLGFLNFTNNGNPDNHVFGVEFDVFKNQEFNDINENHVGIDVNSLASEFAHEAGYWPDEKIKYNSDGSLNEESLETLKLNNGRNYQVWIDYVDFNISVTMAPVGMKRPKQPLLDFHLNLSQVFEEEMYVGFTAATGELAQSHKILAWSFSNSNFSIGDGLITQGLPSFELPEDPVYRSKGFIAGMTVSLLFLVVVIAVASWFLIKRNRRMKKEREDMEDWELEYWPHRITYQEIDAATKGFADENVIGIGGNGKVYKGVLAGGSEVAVKRISHQNSEGARQFLAEISSLGRLKQRNLVSLRGWCKKDRGSMFVVYDYMENGSLDKRLFESNDRNMLSFEDRIRILKDVASGVLYLHEGWEAKVLHRDIKASNVLLDRDMNARLGDFGLARMHDHSQVASTTRVVGTVGYLAPEFAKTGRASTQTDVFGYGVLIMEVMCGRRPIEEEGKPPLVDWLWELMSRGELINAFDSRLRTNQDFNEEEALRVLQLGMICASLDAKARPSMRQVVKFFDRNNDIDEYETEDMDAYLLESLRSNTMLSNFSLSLSHGSHPTFDEIREGASFD encoded by the exons ATGAAccaattttatccaaaaattcTTCTTTCTTATCTGTTATTAGCCCTATTTTCTTGTAACCAATCAGTTGCAGAAACTGATTTTGTCTTCAATGGCTTCAAACAATCAGATGTGTCAATATTTGGGAATGTTACAATTGAATCAAGAATTCTTACTCTTTCAAATGACTCAACTTTTTCAATTGGTAGAGCTCTGTACCCTTCAAAGATTGTTACAAAAGAAGCTAATTCATCTAAAGTTCTTCCCTTTTCAACATCTTTCATTTTTGCAATGGCTCCTTACAGAGACAGGCTACCGGGACATGGTATAGTTTTCTTGTTTGTGCCACACACAGGTATTGATGGTACTACTTCTGCACAGAATTTAGGTTTCTTGAATTTTACAAATAATGGGAATCCTGATAATCATGTGTTTGGGGTTGAGTTTGATGTTTTCAAGAATCAAGAGTTTAATGATATAAATGAGAATCATGTTGGAATTGATGTTAATTCTCTTGCATCTGAGTTTGCTCATGAAGCAGGATATTGgcctgatgagaaaattaagtatAATAGTGATGGTAGCCTAAATGAGGAGTCTTTAGAGACTTTGAAGTTGAACAATGGAAGAAATTATCAAGTTTGGATTGATTATGTTGATTTCAACATTAGTGTAACTATGGCACCAGTTGGTATGAAAAGGCCTAAGCAGCCTTTGTTGGATTTTCACCTAAATCTTTCCCAGGTTTTTGAGGAAGAGATGTATGTGGGGTTTACAGCAGCCACTGGAGAGCTTGCTCAAAGTCACAAGATTTTAGCTTGGAGCTTTAGTAACTCGAATTTTTCGATAGGTGATGGTTTGATCACACAAGGGCTGCCTTCATTTGAGCTTCCTGAGGATCCAGTTTATCGATCGAAGGGATTCATTGCAGGTATGACAGTGTCACTCTTGTTTCTTGTTGTGGTCATTGCTGTAGCTTCATGGTTTTTGATTAAGAGAAACAGGAGaatgaaaaaggaaagagaGGATATGGAAGATTGGGAATTGGAATATTGGCCACATAGGATTACTTATCAAGAAATTGATGCTGCAACAAAGGGTTTTGCTGATGAAAATGTGATTGGAATTGGAGGTAATGGGAAGGTTTATAAAGGGGTTTTGGCTGGGGGTTCGGAGGTTGCAGTAAAGCGCATTTCTCACCAAAACAGTGAAGGAGCAAGGCAATTCTTGGCTGAGATTTCGAGTCTTGGTAGGCTAAAGCAAAGAAATTTGGTGTCATTAAGAGGGTGGTGCAAGAAAGATAGAGGCAGTATGTTTGTGGTTTATGATTATATGGAAAATGGGAGCTTGGATAAAAGACTGTTTGAATCTAATGACAGAAACATGCTTAGTTTTGAAGACAGAATTAGGATTTTGAAAGACGTGGCATCAGGGGTGCTATACTTGCACGAGGGATGGGAGGCAAAAGTGTTGCACAGGGACATTAAGGCTAGCAATGTTTTACTTGACAGGGACATGAATGCAAGGCTAGGTGATTTTGGTCTAGCTAGAATGCATGATCATAGTCAAGTGGCTAGCACGACTCGAGTTGTTGGCACGGTGGGATACTTGGCACCAGAGTTTGCCAAGACTGGCCGTGCCTCCACACAAACCGATGTGTTTGGATATGGAGTACTAATTATGGAGGTGATGTGTGGAAGGAGGCCTATAGAGGAGGAAGGCAAGCCGCCTTTAGTGGATTGGCTGTGGGAACTAATGAGCCGAGGCGAATTGATTAACGCCTTTGATAGTCGATTAAGGACTAACCAAGATTTCAATGAAGAGGAAGCTTTAAGGGTGTTGCAATTAGGCATGATATGCGCGAGCCTAGACGCCAAAGCTAGGCCAAGCATGAGACAAGTGGTGAAATTCTTTGACAGGAATAATGATATTGATGAATATGAAACGGAGGACATGGATGCTTACCTTCTAGAGAGTTTGAGATCTAATACCATGTTGTCCAATTTTTCGTTGAGTTTAAGCCATGGTTCACATCCAACATTTGATGAAATTAGAGAAG GGGCTAGCTTTGATTGA